aaataataaatatgtcgTCAAAGGACCATTATGCTCAAGTTGTGTTCCAGAAAATGAATCACCTGGTGGGACTGAACTGAGCGGATGCGGCTGATTGCATGGGCTGTTTCTGGGGGTTGGAGTTCAGGTCAGAGATCTGGCTCGCCTCCAGTCCTTTCCTAAGGACGGGGGCCTTCCCTTCTTTGAGAATGATTCCTGGTCCATCTCTTCCCAGGGTGAGTGATGGGGCCCACACCTCCAGCGAAGGAGGCCCCGTCGAACCTGAAGAAGGAATCTGATTTCCAGAGGACCAAGAGGAGGTTCTCCGCCTTATAAGAGGGGATTCTTCCTCTGTGAGAAACCGTACTGATTTCATTGGCTGGCGTGAGGAAggtggcgggaggggggggggtattataAGGTTATTGTAAGAGAGCGATTATTTAAGACGTTTCATACATAAACCAAATTATGAATTCAGTACTTTAACTTTCATGGGAAATAACAAGGAGCAAAAAAATATTAGTGTACCTTTTCCGTGTGGTTTTTCTGCGAGTCGGGTCGAACTAGGATGGAGTGAGGGCCATTTGGAAGTTGTCTGTCTTGCTTGAAGGCAGCGTCGTAAGAAACGGCAAAGTCTCTGCTGTTCAGGATGTCGGCAGCAGATGGCGCTGTTGCTTCAGACATCCAGCCCTGAGCTTTGCCAGGAGCAGACAGGAAGCTACTGTGTTTTTTCCTTTGCAGGACAGGGGAGTGGCTAGACACTTGGACCTGTTTTAAGTTCTGTAAGTGGGATTGGACATTTGAACTCGAAACATGGGTTGTGTAATGGTTGCCCCGATGAGGAGTTCCTGAAAGaacaacatgaaaaataaataagcaaggGATTCTTTGAAAAAAATGTAACCCAACACCATATCAAATACCAGAGCGGGTCTTAGCGGTAAGATGTGAGAGATTGTTGTCCGCCCAATCACCTCCGTGTGAATTAAAAGCCCGCCTCACAGTGTCCCAACCTTGGGAGACCCCAGACAGCCTTCCAGCGGCAGCAGCCGCATTGGATTGCATCGTGTGCGGCCCCCCGTTGAGGACAGATGGGCCCTGTCCCATAGAGTACCCTGTTCCATCTGCGTTGACCCGGTCCAAGGCGAGGACCACAGCAGGGTTCTTGGGAGCTGCGGGTCTCTTTCCCGCCGTGAATGTGTtataggatgctgctgctggcgctGCTTTGGTCTCCGTCAGCTTCGCGGATGTCCTGTCATGTCCAAGACAACAAAACAAGAATTCAGTCTTAACATATGGGAAGGACCGGCAGATCTTGTGGTGCTACATGAACTCCACAAAAGACATCAATATACCGTTGTTGTTTAATCATTTAGCAGATGGGTTTTATCTTAAGTGACTTGCAGAGAGTTCAGATGCAGGACACTTGCAGGAGTGTTGCTTTAAAAAGGTTGACTGCAGACATGACGGttggaatttaaaaaaaaaacagcttggAGTGAAGGCTCCTATAAATAACTTTAGTGTTACTGTTGAATTGTGGAAAGATACAGTAACTGTATAGTGGGGTTACTTAGCTAAACTACATTCACCTGATGCTGACCAGGAGCATAGAAGATATGTCTCCCTTCGAGCTCATTTGCTCTTTAGGCTCTCAGCAGGAGCtttatttcaaatatattttttttttcacatttggcATGCTTTGGTTTGTTATTACTTTCAACACCCCACACGTCTTTGTCATCTACCCTTTATCAGACTGAATTAATTATCATACACGCCTCTGGTTATCTAGATTAACAAATGAATGCTTTACTTTATGGTACCCGTGATTCCGTTTGGCTTTTGTTACAACCCAGAGCCGTGGCGGCGACAGAACACTATCCTGTCTTTGAATaaacccccagcctccccccatTTTGTTTTACACCGTTCAAAATGTAAATGGTATTCAACTCCCACACTGAAGGCCGGCCGGGTTCGCGGGGGGCCACTCACCTGAGCACCGGAGTGACATAGTTGGCGGGCAGGATGCCAACTTTGCTGGTCCTCAGGGACAAGCCGCGCAGCCAGCCCTCGTTGAAGCGGCCGTacacccccaccatctcccccttcCTGAGCTCCAGCTCCTCAGGCCGTCTGGGCTTGTAGGAGTACAGCACTGCACACCTGCGTGGTCCAACAGACGGAGCTCATCAGCATATTGTCTTCCCACAAGGGCTTCAGCCGTCATCGCAGCCTACGGTGTCAAACAGGCGTCTCGTAGAAAACGGGGCTATGGAATATCGGAGCTGCCGTCATCTCGGTTGGTTATTCGAAGGGCTTGTTACAAAAGATGATTGTTGGTCATGAGGATGTTTTTGTTATGGATGTATTCAAAGATATTTGGTGGTTCAAAATAAAGACAGCCGTAATTATTCAAGGCTTGATACCAAGAAAGGATTGTTCTTCACAAGAATGTTTTACCATTGTGTTATCCAAAAGCCGACATTCGGGGGCTTCTAAACAAAACTACAATCTTCTATTGGTGGGGTTACTGGGCTCAACCGCAGCCTCACTAGACGATCACTGGTCATATATTTCCCTCAGTGACTGGCCGTGCTGTTTCCCATGTTGTTCTTTGaggctgtgtgagcctcctggAAGCACATTCTGGCATCACAGTGTGACGCATTAGCGCCGCTATCATTACTCACACGCTGATGGAGAGCTGCTGGGTGGAGGCGTTCTTGACCTCCGCAGAAGAGCTGGCCACCTGGGGGCTGACCAGCGCCATGgtgagggtgggtggggtcGTGCTGTTCATCTTCTTCTCGCCCTGAAGAGCgcgcagcagtgagtgagtcAACATGGTTTCCATCGTGAAATAATAAGGGAGGGAAAGCAGAGATGATGGTGTCACAATGGAATTTGAGCTGAATAAAAGTGACTTCCCGGTTTGAAGGCGAAATTAAAGAAGGTAGGGGATGGGCATCAGTCATATTGTGTGCTTGGGAGTGTGAGCTTGTGTATTCCGAGGTTTGATGTGGAATCCCGCTTATTGTGAATACATCCGACTCAGAGACAGAAATACTTTGGTGATCCGCGTGGGAAAAAAAGGGCTGGTTTAAAAAGTGTTATCAAGTGTCAAAGAAACACAGAGGGATTAGATGCAAACACATGCCTGAATACAGTGTCAGCCACTGAGTCAGACAACAAGAATGTTGTTTTCCCAAGACTATGAACCAGGGGTTAGGTAAGTAAGAGGCGCATTGGGCCAATTCTTTTTCCAAGCCTTTACGAACATATATTAAGATTTATGTAAAATTAACATTTGTATTTACATATGTTCGGAGggtgaacaaataaataaattagtttaatacatttttggCAGCCACGATTTGCGCAATGGCTATGATCTGCACACAGGCTGACCACTTAACCTTTGgataaccccctcccccacataaAAATGACGTGAATATGACTTGATATGATCAATAAAACCCTTTTGGTCCACCCTTACAGAGCAGAGAGTGGATGAATCACAGGCAGTCCTCAGATCAGCATGCTGGGAGTCGGAGCTCAGACAGCCAAGACCTGAGCTCTCAGACACATCACTCGGGTGTGGTTCAGAGTCGCGTAGGAATTATGTACCATTATCGCAACAATAATTACACTTCATCCCTGTGCGCTCGTAAATACAGCCTGAGAATACAGATTTGAATCTTTATACTTCCCCACAAGTTAATGGTTCAACCACTCAGTTACTAACTTACTAACTAATGAATGAACAACAATTTTTTTATGGAAACCAGGcaactaactaactaaataaTACGCTGCAGTGATGTGTAAAATAAGGTtgaaatatttgtgagagggaACTTGCATTCCGGGTGCCTTGTATAAATCTGGTGCAGTATGCTATCCAACAACTGCTTCAATTATAAATCCTCTGGGACAGGCCGCCACACATTATATCTATGCTCCATCCATAGGAAAACGAGAGGGAGGGAATTGAGCAGTGACGATATAACTACCACCACAGTCTGCCGAGGGTTCGGTCCACAGTGGAGCCCTAAGAGGCATGACGTGTAAGTGAACAAACTCAGCCCACGTTGTCCTGGGTTGAATGCAGCCTCCTACCTCCCGGGGACACGTAGCACCGCGAAGGGGGGATGAATGAGCCTTATTGAGTGCATCTTTTGTGCGCTATCCACAGAAAGTGCTATCTTAGATCGAGCTCTTGCTGGGAGCTTGCTGTGGACGGGGGGGCGCGAGACAGTCGAGTTGCCCTGACACCATAACCTAGAGCGGTGCGAGGGAGGAAGGCTGGCTCGCCCCTCAGAGAGTCAGATGAGAGGGAAGGTGGAAGAATGTAAAGGATCTCATGACGTGCAGCATATACGATTAtacaatacaactttatttGTCAGTTTGGGCTGAAATTCTTCTTCCCTGTTTTTATAAGCACCTTTTTTCAATAATGTTATAATCAAGGATCAAGATAATAGTAATGAACAACGCTTAGAATTGGTTTACAGCTGACACCTGAATTTCCATCCAGGGATTAATAAAGGTTTATCTTATCGTAAACACCGACTTCGTGTTGCATAAGCTTTTGATCCCTTATTTGGCCCGTTGATGGACAACATGCTAGTTGTCAATCTAGGATGTTACTTATCACTTTGTCAACGTAACCATGCTAGTATAATCGCAGTATGGCTCTTCTCATCCAGCGATGATGGGAAGCCACTTAGCATTGTTGCGAGGCAGCAGAGGTGAATGCTAATGGGAGACGTTTCTCCAAatagcgcgcacacacactcaaaggatCAACTAATTGGTAGActgggttcagcgttagggacGCTAGACCTCCTGTCGTCTCCTTTTAAGTGAAAATGCGTGTGGCTTGTCTGCTATTATTGGCCCAGTGAAGTGAAAGAGGGAGTTCTACCTGCACTGGTGAGAGAAACCAGCTCaaaaggccacacacacacacacacacacacacacacacacacacacacacacaaagagagtgagagtgagagggagatgtGTTATATAACTTACTCTGCCAATGACTCATCATCCTCAAcatgagaaagagcgagagagaaacaaagacagagagagagagagagagagagagagagagagagagagagagagagagagagagagagagagagagagagagagagagagagagagagagagagagagagagagagagagagagagagagagagagagagagagagagagagagagagagagagagagagagagagagagagagagagagagagagagagagagagagaagcatagAGAGCATCCATGCTTCCCAGCATGTCATCTGGTCACTTTCACCTTTTGTTTCTGATTTAGGTCTTTTGACATAGTTTTTTTCAACGCATTCCACCTTGTTTTTTCTGTCTTGATTCCAAGTGTTACATCATTCATGTAATCATATTCCCGGTCTTTTCCTTTTTACCCATCTGCCACATCCCACAACTCCTTTAGGATCTGAttccaaacaaataaataagttTTGACACTTGGCAAGCAACTTTGTACATTACTGAACTTTGCAAAGGCAGTACCGTGAGAAATGTACTCTTATCTGGCTCGCTTGCTAGCCATTAAGCAAGGTTAAAAATACTCCATTCGGGCATGACGTTGTGAAATGTGAAATCAAAGGCTAGTCGTTTTGCCACAGCTTATCAAGGCTGAAGTAGTTTGTCTAAAGATTTGTCGTCTCTCCAACTGGTTACAGTAAAGACAGCCAAACAAACCACATATCCTCCATTTATTCTTGCAATATAACTACTTAACTATCTGTGAAAAGATAACAACCGAGTACAGAGAAGGGCTTACTTGGATGTAAAACAGATCCTAACTGCCCCCAATTATCAATGTTTGCAGCTTCAAATATTTGTGTAAAAAACAACTTCTTTGTTTACGCGTTAGCAAGCATGCAAGCCGCCCAGAACATACCGAAAAATATGCTCTCAACATCTCCCTGCTATCCTGAATCGTCCTGTAAAAAGTGTGGGAGCAATAGCAGGCCATCCCATGAGACCTTCCATGTCTTccaataaattaattaaaaagaaaCACGTGTTCTCCCATACCACTAAGTCATCAGGGTGCTGTTGACCATGCTCCCCTCCCACCAATCGAACCCCAGGCCTTCCCCTGATGCTTACATTCTATGGCTGcttcccccctcactccctcattcCATCCTTACCCTGGGTCCACCCATCCCTTCCTGACGTTGTCTTTGGTGTACTTTCAGCGAGTCAATTCGTGGCGACTGCATCGCCTCGGTTGACCGCTTCCAAAGCCGAGTGTTTTTACTAAATGACTTCATTATCCCGTCTCCCCTTCCGCCTCGCCTCACACAACAACAGTCTCTAACGACTCAAGTAAAGATGATTCGTTATCACCCGGCAGGATGCAACAAAGAAAACCTGCTGCGATTTTAGAACAACATCAAACTCAAAGAGGTTATGAAAAGGGCAACAATAAATCACAGctttcaaatgaaaaaacacCCGACAGCCATGTCGGGtctaggccccgcccccctgtgaCTCACCTGGGCCAGGTGCCTGTGGGACGTGTCAGAGCGCCGCTTCACGTGCAGGGCGGTTCCCTTTGAAGACGGCACCGCGGGCCCCTGGGTGTTGGggccggcggcagcggcggcggatTGGTGCGGCACGACGTCACCCTGATAGCCTACGAGGTTGCGGGTGCTGGTGGACTGCCGCCGGGTGCTCTGGTAAAGGGTGCCGCTGATGCTGGGCGGTTTCCCTCTGCTAGCCAGGGGCAGAGCGATGACGTTCTGGGTCTTCGGTGCCGGCGCCTGGAGGGCCCCGAACTGGGCGGTCCGGTTGGGTGACGGGGGGTCGGCGGGtcccttgttgttgttgttgcctgcGTTCCAGGTTCGATAGAGGAGT
The DNA window shown above is from Gadus chalcogrammus isolate NIFS_2021 chromosome 10, NIFS_Gcha_1.0, whole genome shotgun sequence and carries:
- the sh3rf2 gene encoding E3 ubiquitin-protein ligase SH3RF2; protein product: MEELALLGLLECPLCFKQLDASAKILPCQHTFCKACLQKRASSSSPLYCPECLTPTLARTVDELPAHLLLVRLVGGPPDPMGPDRSGHSPRYMVPLSRENPGVRESQQETGENRSKEQQRHKEVSTRALYQKDSLGELVLPNPAYTGSMRPKADENRNYGEGLPAGGRSSPAGAWLQGAAHQKQGAAGKLEVPALCRALQDFNPREMDLEDWKYCLGFAKADILTVIRRVDDHWIEARLGDKVGILPLQFVEPNSVAAKLLEGRSRKGSDTAELLYRTWNAGNNNNKGPADPPSPNRTAQFGALQAPAPKTQNVIALPLASRGKPPSISGTLYQSTRRQSTSTRNLVGYQGDVVPHQSAAAAAGPNTQGPAVPSSKGTALHVKRRSDTSHRHLAQGEKKMNSTTPPTLTMALVSPQVASSSAEVKNASTQQLSISVCAVLYSYKPRRPEELELRKGEMVGVYGRFNEGWLRGLSLRTSKVGILPANYVTPVLRTSAKLTETKAAPAAASYNTFTAGKRPAAPKNPAVVLALDRVNADGTGYSMGQGPSVLNGGPHTMQSNAAAAAGRLSGVSQGWDTVRRAFNSHGGTPHRGNHYTTHVSSSNVQSHLQNLKQVQVSSHSPVLQRKKHSSFLSAPGKAQGWMSEATAPSAADILNSRDFAVSYDAAFKQDRQLPNGPHSILVRPDSQKNHTEKPMKSVRFLTEEESPLIRRRTSSWSSGNQIPSSGSTGPPSLEVWAPSLTLGRDGPGIILKEGKAPVLRKGLEASQISDLNSNPQKQPMQSAASAQFSPTRHRVSTTYLAQEDSELSLLQGERVLVHRPRPDGRLLVTQESTGHTGLFHSSILPTLERLS